The Salvia miltiorrhiza cultivar Shanhuang (shh) chromosome 1, IMPLAD_Smil_shh, whole genome shotgun sequence genome has a window encoding:
- the LOC131005369 gene encoding factor of DNA methylation 4-like isoform X2 has product MSDLSEGDTDISESCDMNELYVWPWMGVVANVPVQWNDGRYVGQSGSVLRDKLRKEGFNPVRVIPLWNFKGHSGYAIIEFKREWLGLYDALRFEKAYEARHQGFRDYFGDEENAKKLYGWVARDGDFHSGNVVGDYLQKHGDLKSIGQCQKEEQIKNSKLLSQLENTIDAKNRNLKDMENKYKETSISLSSVISEKDEMVQAFNEERRKLQQSASDQLQKVLQDHGRITMELEVQRKKLEQEEQELEEREAQNENENLRLNHEKKQNEMAILELKRADEKMLLLGEEHKREKEKLQRKMIDLERELDAKQALKLEIQRLTGNLQVVKHMGDDGDMSEKFLSIKQELEEKEEELQHLDQLSQALIIKERKSNDELQEARKELINEMKDVSARVSIGVKRMGELSSNAFIPAAKRMYKGSEPGLRAVELCSQWDSRIRDSNWHPLKIIEIEGGKRHKTILNEEDEELTVLRNELGEEAYEAVTTALMEVNEYNPSGRYVVRELWNNKEKRRATLKEGIAYIIKQWSALKNKRR; this is encoded by the exons ATGTCTGACTTATCGGAAGGGGATACTGATATAAGTGAGAGCTGTGACATGAATGAGCTCTATGTATGGCCATGGATGGGAGTCGTGGCAAACGTTCCTGTCCAGTGGAACGATGGGCGTTATGTTGGACAGAGTGGCTCGGTACTTAGGGATAAGCTAAGAAAGGAGGGGTTCAATCCTGTGAGGGTAATCCCTTTGTGGAACTTTAAGGGTCACTCTGGGTATGCAATAATAGAGTTTAAACGTGAGTGGCTCGGACTGTATGATGCCTTAAGGTTTGAGAAGGCTTATGAGGCTCGGCATCAAGGATTTAGGGACTATTTTGGAGATGAAGAGAATGCGAAGAAGCTATACGGTTGGGTGGCTCGAGATGGGGATTTTCACTCAGGCAATGTTGTTGGTGACTATCTACAGAAGCACGGAGATCTGAAGTCAATAGGACAATGTCAAAAGGAGGAGCAGATTAAAAATAGCAAACTACTCTCCCAATTGGAAAATACAATAGATGCTAAAAATAGGAACCTGAAAGACATGGAAAACAAATACAAAGAAACTTCCATATCCCTTAGCAGTGTGATAAGCGAAAAGGATGAGATGGTTCAAGCTTTCAATGAAG AAAGAAGAAAACTGCAACAAAGTGCCAGTGATCAACTCCAAAAAGTTCTCCAGGACCATGGCAGAATCACCATGGAATTGGAAGTTCAGAGGAAGAAGCTCGAGCAAGAGGAGCAAGAGTTGGAGGAACGTGAAGCTCAGAATGAAAATGAGAATCTACGGCTCAACCATGAGAAGAAACAG AATGAGATGGCAATCTTGGAATTAAAGAGGGCAGATGAAAAGATGTTACTCTTGGGAGAAGAGCATAAG agagagaaagagaagctTCAGAGAAAAATGATTGACTTAGAAAGAGAACTTGATGCAAAGCAAGCGCTGAAGTTGGAGATACAACGTCTCACGGGGAATTTGCAAGTAGTAAAGCATATGGGAGACGACGGTGACATGTCAGAGAAGTTTCTTTCCATAAAGCAAGAActagaagagaaggaagaagaactTCAACATCTTGATCAACTCAGTCAAGCTCTTATTATCAAAGAACGGAAAAGCAATGATGAATTGCAAGAAGCTCGGAAAGAACTAATAAAT GAAATGAAGGATGTGTCTGCTCGGGTCAGCATTGGGGTCAAGAGAATGGGAGAGTTAAGTAGTAATGCCTTTATACCAGCAGCCAAAAGGATGTATAAGGGTAGTGAACCAGGGCTCAGAGCTGTTGAGTTATGCTCGCAATGGGATAGTCGCATAAGGGATTCTAATTGGCACCCTCTCAAGATCATCGAAATTGAAGGTGGTAAACGTCACAAG ACAATCctgaatgaagaagatgaggaactGACAGTGCTGAGGAATGAGTTAGGCGAAGAAGCCTACGAAGCAGTGACGACAGCCTTGATGGAGGTGAATGAGTATAATCCAAGCGGTAGGTATGTAGTGAGGGAGCTGTGGAATAACAAAGAGAAAAGAAGAGCAACTCTGAAAGAAGGAATAGCATATATCATCAAGCAATGGAGCGCACTTAAAAACAAGAGACGTTAG
- the LOC131005443 gene encoding uncharacterized protein LOC131005443 translates to MAFSALRQCKTSMQSSSHIRGLASAAAPKQEAAKVGMYKKFKTSLGHAAVPVGILGGAVVMALMIGVHTVTQHFVRSPLVHVTKQNRGSMPEVDQPDASIRSGDNFVNKSFLRKVAHLQDKQYGEEKLPINIYTRSREADTLQTVGVIGKD, encoded by the exons ATGGCATTCAGCGCCTTG AGGCAATGCAAAACATCAATGCAAAGCTCGTCGCACATCCGCGGGCTGGCCTCCGCCGCCGCTCCGAAACAAGAAGCCGCGAAAGTGGGAATGTATAAGAAGTTCAAGACGAGCCTGGGGCACGCGGCGGTGCCGGTAGGGATATTGGGCGGGGCGGTGGTGATGGCTCTGATGATCGGAGTGCACACGGTGACGCAGCACTTCGTCCGGTCGCCGTTGGTTCACGTGACGAAGCAAAATAGGGGGAGCATGCCGGAGGTCGACCAACCGGACGCCTCCATCCGATCCGGCGACAACTTCGTCAACAAATCGTTCCTCAGAAAGGTCGCCCACCTGCAGGACAAGCAGTACGGAGAGGAGAAGCTACCCATTAATATATACACGCG GTCTCGCGAAGCTGATACCTTGCAAACAGTTGGAGTGATTGGCAAGGACTAG